One Pectobacterium polaris DNA window includes the following coding sequences:
- the pyrD gene encoding quinone-dependent dihydroorotate dehydrogenase, which translates to MFYPVIKKALFQLDPERAHELTFQQLRRITNTPFEFLVRQSVPTKPVTCMGLSFKNPLGLAAGLDKDGECIDALGAMGFGFIEVGTVTPRPQSGNDKPRLFRVVEAEGLINRMGFNNKGVDYLVENVKKTRFGGVLGINIGKNKDTPVEQGKDDYLICMDKVYPHAGYIAINISSPNTPGLRSLQYGEALDDLLLAIKNKQTELKDKHQKYVPVAVKIAPDLSEEELIQIADSLVRHNIDGVIATNTTLDRKLIQGLNHCGQTGGLSGRPLQTSSTEIIRRLSQELAGRLPIIGVGGIDSLVAAREKMEAGASLVQIYSGFIFHGPRLIKDIVTHI; encoded by the coding sequence ATGTTCTATCCCGTTATCAAAAAAGCCCTGTTTCAGCTCGATCCAGAGCGAGCACATGAGCTGACCTTCCAACAATTACGCCGTATTACCAACACGCCTTTTGAATTTCTCGTCCGCCAATCCGTTCCGACTAAACCCGTTACCTGCATGGGATTATCTTTTAAAAACCCACTCGGTCTGGCGGCGGGATTAGATAAAGACGGTGAATGTATTGATGCGTTAGGCGCAATGGGATTTGGTTTTATTGAAGTGGGGACGGTAACGCCGCGTCCACAATCCGGTAATGACAAACCAAGATTATTCCGCGTAGTGGAAGCGGAAGGATTGATCAACCGGATGGGTTTCAATAATAAAGGCGTGGATTATCTGGTCGAGAATGTAAAGAAAACACGTTTTGGCGGTGTATTAGGGATCAACATCGGCAAGAATAAAGACACGCCGGTTGAGCAAGGTAAAGACGATTATTTGATCTGCATGGATAAGGTTTATCCTCACGCAGGCTATATCGCGATCAACATTTCGTCACCGAATACGCCGGGATTACGCAGCCTGCAATATGGTGAAGCGTTGGACGATCTTTTGCTGGCGATAAAGAACAAGCAGACGGAATTAAAAGATAAGCATCAGAAATATGTTCCCGTGGCGGTAAAGATCGCGCCGGATCTTTCTGAAGAAGAATTGATCCAAATTGCCGACAGTTTGGTTCGCCATAACATCGACGGTGTGATTGCAACCAATACGACGCTCGACAGAAAACTGATTCAGGGATTAAACCACTGCGGGCAAACCGGGGGATTAAGTGGACGTCCGTTGCAGACAAGCAGCACGGAAATTATCCGCCGTTTGTCACAGGAATTAGCGGGACGTTTGCCGATTATTGGCGTCGGCGGAATTGATTCTTTGGTCGCCGCACGCGAAAAAATGGAAGCTGGCGCGTCGCTGGTACAGATATATTCAGGCTTTATTTTCCACGGTCCACGCCTGATTAAAGATATCGTTACACATATTTAA